The sequence CCACCAGCCCCTGGCCGGCCATGCCGGTGACCGGGTTTTGCGCCACGCCGTTGATGTTGCCGAAGTTGGTGCCGCCGATCCCCTGTACGCCGGATTTGTTGAAATCGCTCGTCGTGCGCCATTCCACGCCGAATTTGGAGGCTTTGTCCGCCTGCACCTCGAAGATGAGCGCTTCGACGAAGACCTGTTTGCGCGGGATGTCCAGCCTGTCGATCACCCGTTTTACCGACAGGAACTGCTCCGGCGAGCCGGTGATGATAAGCGCGTTGGTCGCCTTGTCGGGGGTGACGAAGACCGTTTCCTGCCCCGGCGGCTGTCCGGGCGGAGGTGCGGCCTTTTTTTCGGACTGGAGAATCTGGTTTACCACCTTGGCCAAGTCTTCCGCGCTGGCGTTGTTGAGGTAAATGACGTTGACCTCATGGCGTCCGGGGGGGCTTTCCACATCGAGTTGGGCCGTCAGGCGTTTCACCTTGCCGGCGAAAAACTCGTTTCCCAGCACGATGAGGGCATTGAGCCGTTCGTCGGCGATTATCGTCTGCGGCTCCTGTCCCGCCGGAACGGGGACGCCCGGCTGCCCCTTGCCCAGCAGATTATTGATTTTGGCGGCGATGTCCTTTGCCGAGGCATACTTGAGCGGCAGCACGGTCATCGCCGCTTCGCGTCCCTCCACGTCGAGGCGTTCCACAATGTCTCCCAGCCGTTTGAGATTCGATTCCATGTCCACGATGATGAGGGTGTTCGATTGCGCGTAGGCGGCGATATAGCTGGTGGGGGGGATGAGCGGCCGCAGGGCGTTCACCATGTTGTCCGCGCCCACATACTTGAGCGGGATGAGCTGGGTGATCATGCTGTCGCGCATCTCGGCGCTCAATGCGCCGCCGCGCGCGCCGGTGCCGCCCATCAGGCGGGCTTGGGCAATCGGCACTATTTTTATCACGCCACCGGACGGCACCGCCGCATAGCCGTACACTTCAAGAATCGATTCGAAGACTTTGTACGCCTCTTCCCTGCTTACTTTGCGGGGCGAGAGAATCGTCACCTTTCCCTGCACTTTGGCGTCCACGATGAAGTTTTTGCCGGTCATTTCCGAGATGTACTTAACCACCATCGTTATGTCGGCGTTGGAGAAATTCATCGAAATCCCTTCATCGGCGGCATGGGCGGCGGCAAGCCACATACCCGCGGCGAAGAACAGGGCGGCAAAGTATCGTTTCATTCCGTATTCCTTTTTTATTGAATATCCACGGTTAAGGTTTTGTTCTGGTTGTTGCGCGTAACGTCTATCACGAAGTGGTTGTCGTTTTTGAGGGCGTTAAAGAGGTCAAGCCCCCCTTCCATCGAGGTGAGCGCCTGTCCGTTGACGCGCTGCACCACATCCTGGTTCTTGAGGCCGATTTTGTCGTAGAGGCTGTCCTTGACGATTTCAAAAATCTGGAAACCGTTGATGGAACCATCGGGGGCCATGTTCGGCACGGCGCGGATATGGGTCAGCAGTTCGTTCATGTTGCCCTTCTGGGTTTCAAAAAAACGTTTGTCCATCACTATCTGGTTCTCACCCAGCATTGCCACCTGCGACCCGGCGGGGAGTCCGCCAAACTGGGCGCGGCCCTTGTCAGCGGTGGATGACGGCATCTCGCCGAAATTAATAAGGATGCGCTCCAGCCGCCCGTTGTTGCTCACGATCATCTCAAACCGGCTGATTTGGGTGATGAACGTCCCCTGCGAGAGGGAATCGTTGACGTGATAGAGGCTTTGTTCTTTGGTGCCGGTATTCTCCAGTATTGCCACGTTCTCTTTCGCGTTGCGGGAAAGGATCGTTCCCACCAGCTTGTAGGGGAGGGAAGAGATGGCGATTTCCCCGGCATCCACCCCGGGGCTCTGCTGAGCCAAAGGGTAGAACAGGTTCCGGTGTTTTATCGCGGAATAATCGACCGCGGGGGCGTTCATCATCCCGGCGGTTGGCCGCGGCGGGGAATATGACGGCACTGAAACCATTTTCGCCGAAATTATCTGCCCAGCCCATAGGGTCAGAACCCAGACCAGCGCCGCGACAGATGCTATATTAATCAATAACATAGAGCTATCTTCTTTTAAAGATCGTAATAATGGGAATCTCATCGTTAATATATTAGACGGACAGGTTTTAAGCGTATCGGCGTGGTGAATAGATTAATGTGAAAAGGGGAGCGCTTTTTTCCTGCACCTGCCAATTAGATAACGATGCGCATGCCGTCGCGGGCGGCGATGACGATGCCGTCGAAGAAGCGGGCGGCGCGCTGTTCCAGGTCGGACGTGTCGTTTTCAGGATAGATGTGCGTGAGGATGAGCGTTTTCACTTCCGCTTTTTTCGCAACCGCCGCCGCCTCGCTGGTGGTGGCGTGCCCCGCGATGGGGCTTTCATCCGGGCGCGAACATTCCATCAGCAGCGCTTCGCAGTGCATCGCCAGCTTGATGATATTGCTGCACGGAGCGGTATCGCCGGAGCAGGCGAGCGCTTTGCCGTTGCCGCCGTCGAAGCGGTAGCCGATGGCGGCGATGGGGTGCTCCACCGGTATGGTGCTCACCTTCACCGAGCCGATCATGATCTCGGCGGTGGCGTGATCGCGCGTATGGAGCGCCCAATCCTTCGGCCGCAACTGGTCGCCATACGCGTCCGAGAGCTTTTCCATAAAAGCTGAAAAACCCTCCGGGCCGTACAGCGTGAGATCGTTCCGCGGGGCGGCGAGGCCGTATTTCATGCCGAAGAGGAGCGCCGGAAGATCGCCGCAGTGGTCAACGTGCGTGTGGGTGATGAAGATGTCGGTGATGTCGGCGAGGCTGGTGTTGTTTTTCGCCAGCGCGCGCAACGTGCCGGGACCGGCGTCCACCAGAAAGGTTTTGCCGTTGAGCCGCAGCAGGTATCCGGCGCAGCCGCGCTCCACCGCGGGCGTTGATGTGCCGGAACCAAGAATCCGTAGCTCCATGCCATTATGGTAACGCCGTTGGCGTAATAAGGCAAAGAAGATAAGGAGAGGGGGCTGAACGCCGGGGAAGCAGGTGGCAGCCAAACCAAATGAGGCGGTTTAATACGGTTCGACGGAGATTTTTTTCAGGCCGTCGTTGATGATCTCTTTCGTCATATCGCCCATGTAAGTGTGCTGGATAACCCCGGCCCGGTCGACGAAGTATGAAGTGGGGAGGCCGAACATCTGGTAATCCCTGCCAACGTCCCCTTTTTCGTCGAGGAGCACTTCAAGCGTATAGCCGTTCTTCTTTATGAAGGCGGCGACGGGGTCGCGCGGCTCTTTGTAGTTGATCTCCAGCACTGTAAGACCGGCATCCTTGCGGGCATTCTGGACGTTTTGCAGTTCGGGCAGTTCGGCGATACAGGGGGCGCACCATGTTGCCCAGATGTTGATAAGGAGCGGTTTTCCTTTGTATTCCGCCAGCGATACCTGCTTGCCCGCGAGGTTGGCAAGCGTGAACGGCGGGGCGGGCAGCGGTTTCGCCGCGGGCGCGGGTTTCATTTCCTCTTTTTTGCATGAGTAAGCCGGCAGAACCGCGCACAGAAGGAGGATGATAAACAGTTTTTTCATTTTGCGGCCTCCGCGGAAACAGCATTCATTGATTTCAGCTCTTCAGGGTATTTCAAATCCCTGTCCCATTTGTATGTGCGCGTCGCCGAGCCGCCGATTCCTTTAATGGCAAGTTCAAGCCAAGTGGCCTCCGGCTTTGCCACGAGCGGATTGGCTTTATCGAAGCGGACGATCCCCTCGTAGTGATGCTTGTCCGCCGTCTGGAACCGGAGTCTCCACGGCGGCGTGGCGGGGATGACGCCCAGCGGCGTGCGTAATTCGGTTATTTTGTCGAGATCGGAAAGCGCTATCTCCCCCTCATGCACCGTGAAGTTGATGAGGTAGACATGATGATGGGCGACATCGTACTCGTCGATAAGGTGCTCGGCCCCGATGGAGATGAGGTATTCGCGCGAAACGTAAATCACGTCGCAGTAAATATCCCCTTGCCCCATGTCGTTGCGCCAGACGGTGTTATGCACCTGCTTGCGCACTTCGTAGGTGAAGCGGGATTTTGTCTTGGGGTATTTTTCGTCGAGATGCCTGATGATCGCTTCCGCCTCGTTGCCGGTGATATTCACGTTTTCCTTTACGCGCATCCGCTCGACCAGCTGGAACCATCCGCCGGACGGGAGAACGACGGTAATCATGGCCGATTCTCCGTGGCATTTCCGGTAACATTTGCCCTGATACAGGAGCGTGATTTCGTCCTGCGTGAGGGCGGAAATCATGTTGCGCTTGAATAACTGCAAACGGATGGCGCTTTTAAGGGAATCCCAATCCGAGCTCAATCCATCGCCGGAGCGGTAGAGGGTGAAGACGGCGGCGCCAGCGAGCAGGATCAGAAAAACAAGAAGCCCCACCGCCCAGAGGGCCGCCTTTTTAAATATATTTTTCATTGTTTGGGATTATAAACGCAACGGAATCCATAGTCGTTGAATTTTCGTTCGCCGCCGTCACCGAGACGGGCGGATATGCGGAGGCTTTGCCACGGGCTGAGCCAAGACCCGCCCTTAAGCATTCTCAGTTTTTTTCCTTCATCGTACCAGCCGTCCACCCATTCCCATGCGTTACCCGCCATGTCGTACACGCCGAAGGGGCTTTTGCCCGCCTCGATGGAACCGGCGGGCCAAGTGCCGCCAAGCTCGTTCTCACCGGATGATTCAACCGCATACGACCCGGCTTTCATTTTGCCGCCTCCCGCCGAATCCATGTAGACCGTATTTTGGGGGTTAAACTCGTTGCCCCACGGATAGACATTCGCGGTATTGCCGCGCGCGGCGCGCACCCACTCCGCTTCGGTCGGCAGTCTTCCGCCGGTGCCGCGGCAGTAGTCGTTGGCTTCTTTCCAGGTAACGTTGACCACGGGGTGGTTCGCCAGGTTGGGGGGGAAGGAGTGTTCCTTGTAAAACTCCTTGAACCGCGCGTTGGTGACTTCATGAATGTCTATTTCAAATGTCCCGGTCTCGGTCTTCTTGGAGGGGGTTTCGTCCGCGTACCACTCCGGTTTGGCATCTTTGCCGGCAATCAGCTTCTTGAGGGACTCCATATCGGTGCCAAGTATCACCGCCCCCTTGGGGATAAGCGCGCGTACGGCCGGCTCGGCGCCCATTGCCGTTATGGGCAGACAGGCCAACAGCAGGGGCGCGAGGAATAATGCCGTCGCCTTCATTGTTTTCCCATCGACATGATTTTTTCATAGCCGGTCAAAAGGATGAGGTAGAGAAGCGCCGTCCATACCATCACAATCACGCCGAACAGCGCCATTTCCCCGACCGGATAACCGCCGCGCGACACCTGGTACCATTTTCCCGCCACGCGCTGCGCCGGGGTCAAAAGGGATTCCTTGCCGAAGCGCTTGTAGAAATATGAGACGATTTCTTCTTTGCCCAGGCCGGCCTTCAGTTTTTCGCCGATGAGATTCTTCCATGAAAGGCCGCAGCTCATGTGGCAATCCTCCAGCACCATCGGGCATTCGCACGGGCAGGCGAGCCAGTGTGAAATGCCCGTCACGGTTTGATCGGACGCGGACGTGAGGAAAATGTATTTTCCGCTCATGTAGGTGAGCGTCAGGAGCAGCGAAATGCCGAATAAAACCGCCTTCACGCCTGTCCGTCCTGTTTCGCGGATTTCCGCCTCCTGAGATACAGGAGCGCCGCCACTCCCGCAATACCCGCGCCAAGGATGATCGGCGCGGTGTAGCCGCGGAAAATACGGGTATCCGACATGGCGGTGTACTTGGAATCCACGGAGGGTTTATCGTCCGCCTTGAAATACGATATGCGGAAGGTTTTCCGCTCCCCCTTTTTAACGTCTTTGAACTCGTGCCGGTAGTACTGGTATCCCTCTTTTTCAAACTCCTTGCCGTCCGCCGGCTCAATCGTGAACCGCTCGGCCCGGTAGGGATGCTGGATCACGACCGCGAGATTTTTGATGTCGTAGTCCGCCTCGACGGTGTAGGTGAAATCCCTTTCCGAGTTCGGCTTCGCCTTGAAGGGGGCGTATTGGAAGTCTATGAAGAAGTCGGAGTAGGGGAGCTTCACCTTGAGCAGGTTTTTGCCGCCGCCCGGCGTGATGTCAAAAAGCTGGCAGAAGTGCTGCCCGCCCGGTGAGAGGGAGCAAACGTCCTGCAACTTGGTGACGCCAAGCGGAATGAGGAAGAGGACTTCGCGGGGAAACGCCTCGCGGTTGAGAAATTTCCCTTCGTTAATGACCAGCACGGAAGTGGAATCGTATTCCGGCATAAGACTTACTTTCATCGAGCCGATGGCGATTTCCTTTTCGGCGGACGGCATCGGCGCGTCGGCGGGGGCGGCTGCTTCCTGGGGGCTGTT comes from Nitrospinota bacterium and encodes:
- the gspD gene encoding type II secretion system secretin GspD, translated to MKRYFAALFFAAGMWLAAAHAADEGISMNFSNADITMVVKYISEMTGKNFIVDAKVQGKVTILSPRKVSREEAYKVFESILEVYGYAAVPSGGVIKIVPIAQARLMGGTGARGGALSAEMRDSMITQLIPLKYVGADNMVNALRPLIPPTSYIAAYAQSNTLIIVDMESNLKRLGDIVERLDVEGREAAMTVLPLKYASAKDIAAKINNLLGKGQPGVPVPAGQEPQTIIADERLNALIVLGNEFFAGKVKRLTAQLDVESPPGRHEVNVIYLNNASAEDLAKVVNQILQSEKKAAPPPGQPPGQETVFVTPDKATNALIITGSPEQFLSVKRVIDRLDIPRKQVFVEALIFEVQADKASKFGVEWRTTSDFNKSGVQGIGGTNFGNINGVAQNPVTGMAGQGLVVGVVDGVVNFGGQTYANVGALVHALRTDTDVNILSTPNILTTDNEEAEIFVGSNVPFVKSTAQTTGATPIENIERQDIGITLKVKPQISESDFVKLHIFQEISSIAPTQLDKAKDIITFKRNAKTVVVVHDQQNVVIGGLMQENIQDVENKVPLLGDIPLLGWLFKSKSKQRTKTNLMIFLTPHIIKTVAEMERITTTRQKRMESTESPLLEEKRELDKMRNEINTVPAPVETPPAPDTEAPRTELLPRAPEPAASNNVTPAAEQTLFSPLKATHTNVKRF
- a CDS encoding ribonuclease Z, which produces MELRILGSGTSTPAVERGCAGYLLRLNGKTFLVDAGPGTLRALAKNNTSLADITDIFITHTHVDHCGDLPALLFGMKYGLAAPRNDLTLYGPEGFSAFMEKLSDAYGDQLRPKDWALHTRDHATAEIMIGSVKVSTIPVEHPIAAIGYRFDGGNGKALACSGDTAPCSNIIKLAMHCEALLMECSRPDESPIAGHATTSEAAAVAKKAEVKTLILTHIYPENDTSDLEQRAARFFDGIVIAARDGMRIVI
- a CDS encoding TlpA family protein disulfide reductase, translating into MKKLFIILLLCAVLPAYSCKKEEMKPAPAAKPLPAPPFTLANLAGKQVSLAEYKGKPLLINIWATWCAPCIAELPELQNVQNARKDAGLTVLEINYKEPRDPVAAFIKKNGYTLEVLLDEKGDVGRDYQMFGLPTSYFVDRAGVIQHTYMGDMTKEIINDGLKKISVEPY
- a CDS encoding SUMF1/EgtB/PvdO family nonheme iron enzyme, which translates into the protein MKATALFLAPLLLACLPITAMGAEPAVRALIPKGAVILGTDMESLKKLIAGKDAKPEWYADETPSKKTETGTFEIDIHEVTNARFKEFYKEHSFPPNLANHPVVNVTWKEANDYCRGTGGRLPTEAEWVRAARGNTANVYPWGNEFNPQNTVYMDSAGGGKMKAGSYAVESSGENELGGTWPAGSIEAGKSPFGVYDMAGNAWEWVDGWYDEGKKLRMLKGGSWLSPWQSLRISARLGDGGERKFNDYGFRCVYNPKQ
- a CDS encoding cytochrome c-type biogenesis protein CcmH, giving the protein MKAVLFGISLLLTLTYMSGKYIFLTSASDQTVTGISHWLACPCECPMVLEDCHMSCGLSWKNLIGEKLKAGLGKEEIVSYFYKRFGKESLLTPAQRVAGKWYQVSRGGYPVGEMALFGVIVMVWTALLYLILLTGYEKIMSMGKQ